A window from Mya arenaria isolate MELC-2E11 chromosome 9, ASM2691426v1 encodes these proteins:
- the LOC128246054 gene encoding uncharacterized protein LOC128246054, whose translation MPEHSRLNCRACHAFYPNVNIVKCCSRVLGEISFCESCHRRYHPACNNHVSAVRHEDRKCDSCLAHEATVVCPMCTGRLTPVQLCRKCSEQIHIDLYLCHLDHVFSVSS comes from the exons ATGCCGGAGCACAGTCGATTAAACTGCAGGGCGTGTCATGCCTTTTATCCGAATGTGAACATTGTAAAGTGTTGCAGCAGAGTCTTAg GCGAGATCAGTTTCTGCGAATCTTGCCATCGCCGTTACCATCCCGCATGTAATAATCACGTGAGCGCAGTGCGGCACGAGGACCGGAAGTGTGATTCTTGCTTGGCGCACGAGGCCACTGTCGTCTGTCCGATGTGTACTG GTCGTCTTACGCCGGTTCAGCTATGTAGGAAATGTAGCGAGCAGATTCACATCGACCTATACCTGTGCCATCTAGACCACGTGTTCAGTGTTTCATCTTAA